From the Manis pentadactyla isolate mManPen7 chromosome 7, mManPen7.hap1, whole genome shotgun sequence genome, one window contains:
- the PURG gene encoding purine-rich element-binding protein gamma isoform X1 produces MERARRRGGGSGRGRGGKNLGGSGLSKSRLYPQAQHSHYPHYVASATPNQAGSATAEIQELASKRVDIQKKRFYLDVKQSSRGRFLKIAEVWIGRGRQDNIRKSKLTLSLSVAAELKDCLGDFIEHYAHLGLKGHRQEHGHGKEQGSRRRPKHSASSPPVSVGSEEHPHSVLKTDYIERDNRKYYLDLKENQRGRFLRIRQTVMRGTGMIGYFGHSLGQEQTIVLPAQGMIEFRDALVQLIEDYGEGDIEERRGGDDDPLELPEGTSFRVDNKRFYFDVGSNKYGIFLKVSEVRPPYRNTITVPFKAWTRFGENFIKYEEEMRKICNSHKEKRMDGRRASGEEQECLD; encoded by the coding sequence ATGGAAAGAGCCAGGCGAAGGGGAGGCGGCAGTGGCCGCGGCCGCGGCGGCAAGAATTTAGGGGGCTCTGGCCTAAGCAAGAGTAGGCTCTATCCCCAGGCCCAGCACTCCCACTACCCCCACTACGTGGCTTCAGCCACCCCTAATCAGGCTGGGAGCGCCACAGCCGAAATCCAGGAGCTGGCCTCCAAACGAGTGGACATCCAGAAAAAGAGGTTTTACCTAGACGTGAAGCAGAGCTCCAGGGGCCGGTTCCTCAAGATAGCCGAAGTCTGGATAGGGAGAGGCCGGCAGGACAATATCAGAAAGAGTAAACTGACCCTCTCCCTGTCTGTGGCAGCGGAGCTGAAGGACTGTCTCGGTGACTTCATCGAGCACTACGCCCACCTGGGCCTGAAAGGCCACCGGCAAGAGCATGGCCACGGCAAAGAGCAAGGCTCCAGGCGGAGACCGAAGCACTCGGCATCCTCTCCACCAGTCTCCGTGGGGTCCGAAGAGCACCCTCACAGTGTCCTCAAAACAGACTACATTGAGAGGGACAACAGGAAATATTATCTAGACCTAAAAGAAAACCAACGGGGCCGCTTCCTAAGGATTAGACAAACCGTGATGCGGGGGACAGGCATGATAGGTTATTTTGGCCACAGTTTGGGCCAGGAACAGACTATCGTACTCCCAGCACAAGGAATGATTGAGTTCCGTGATGCCTTGGTTCAGCTCATTGAAGACTATGGAGAAGGGGACATAGAAGAACGAAGGGGTGGAGACGATGATCCACTTGAACTCCCAGAGGGGACTTCTTTCAGAGTGGACAATAAAAGGTTCTACTTTGATGTGGGCTCTAATAAATATGGAATTTTCCTGAAGGTAAGTGAGGTGAGGCCACCTTACCGTAATACTATTACTGTTCCATTCAAAGCTTGGACAAGGTTTGGGGAGAATTTTATCAAGTATGAAGAAGAGATGAGGAAAATTTGCAACAGccataaagaaaagagaatggaTGGCAGAAGGGCCAGTGGTGAAGAACAAGAATGCCTCGACTAG
- the PURG gene encoding purine-rich element-binding protein gamma isoform X2: protein MERARRRGGGSGRGRGGKNLGGSGLSKSRLYPQAQHSHYPHYVASATPNQAGSATAEIQELASKRVDIQKKRFYLDVKQSSRGRFLKIAEVWIGRGRQDNIRKSKLTLSLSVAAELKDCLGDFIEHYAHLGLKGHRQEHGHGKEQGSRRRPKHSASSPPVSVGSEEHPHSVLKTDYIERDNRKYYLDLKENQRGRFLRIRQTVMRGTGMIGYFGHSLGQEQTIVLPAQGMIEFRDALVQLIEDYGEGDIEERRGGDDDPLELPEGTSFRVDNKRFYFDVGSNKYGIFLKLKLP, encoded by the coding sequence ATGGAAAGAGCCAGGCGAAGGGGAGGCGGCAGTGGCCGCGGCCGCGGCGGCAAGAATTTAGGGGGCTCTGGCCTAAGCAAGAGTAGGCTCTATCCCCAGGCCCAGCACTCCCACTACCCCCACTACGTGGCTTCAGCCACCCCTAATCAGGCTGGGAGCGCCACAGCCGAAATCCAGGAGCTGGCCTCCAAACGAGTGGACATCCAGAAAAAGAGGTTTTACCTAGACGTGAAGCAGAGCTCCAGGGGCCGGTTCCTCAAGATAGCCGAAGTCTGGATAGGGAGAGGCCGGCAGGACAATATCAGAAAGAGTAAACTGACCCTCTCCCTGTCTGTGGCAGCGGAGCTGAAGGACTGTCTCGGTGACTTCATCGAGCACTACGCCCACCTGGGCCTGAAAGGCCACCGGCAAGAGCATGGCCACGGCAAAGAGCAAGGCTCCAGGCGGAGACCGAAGCACTCGGCATCCTCTCCACCAGTCTCCGTGGGGTCCGAAGAGCACCCTCACAGTGTCCTCAAAACAGACTACATTGAGAGGGACAACAGGAAATATTATCTAGACCTAAAAGAAAACCAACGGGGCCGCTTCCTAAGGATTAGACAAACCGTGATGCGGGGGACAGGCATGATAGGTTATTTTGGCCACAGTTTGGGCCAGGAACAGACTATCGTACTCCCAGCACAAGGAATGATTGAGTTCCGTGATGCCTTGGTTCAGCTCATTGAAGACTATGGAGAAGGGGACATAGAAGAACGAAGGGGTGGAGACGATGATCCACTTGAACTCCCAGAGGGGACTTCTTTCAGAGTGGACAATAAAAGGTTCTACTTTGATGTGGGCTCTAATAAATATGGAATTTTCCTGAAG